Below is a genomic region from Lepidochelys kempii isolate rLepKem1 chromosome 5, rLepKem1.hap2, whole genome shotgun sequence.
aggagctgcaaataatgaatacatccggtcagcaaacaagctactagaagactcagattatggcccttcaggaaagggaggtgaaaaaaaacaacacaagttaagactgaaaataagggggacaggttaaccttaagggggtgtgggtgggggtgggcatgtgggtgtgtgagatgggaacagggaatgggggtaagaaaattggaatcatgttttgctaaagggggaaatgggaacagggaatgggagtaaggaagttggaatcatgcttggctaagggcaggaatcggaacagggacataggtgtaaggctctgtggtgtcagagctgggaaggaggatactaaggaaggaaactggaatcatgcttgctggaagttcaccccaataaacatcgaattgtttgcacctttggacttcgggtattgttgctctctgttcatgtgagaaggaccagggaagtaagtgggtgaaggaataagccccctaacagaccccatcattttatatgtatagttgagattatgctttccaatgtgcattactttgcgtttatcaacattaaattccatctgccattttgttgcccagtcacccagttttgtgagatccttttgtagctcttcacagtctgcctgagtcttaactatctttagtaattttgtatcatctgcaaattttgccaactGTACGTTGAATAGGTGTGGTCCCAGAACAGAcacttggggaacaccactactTACCTTTCTCCactctgaaaactaaccatttatatctaccttttgtttcctatcttttaaccagtcaccaatccatgagagaaccttccctcttatcctgtagcagcttactttgcgtaagagcctttggtgagggaccttgtcaaaggctttctgaaaatctaagtacgctatatccactggatccccttggtccacatgcttgttgaccccctcagagaattctagtagattggtgaggcgtgatttccctttactaaaaccatgttgattcttcctcAACAAAGTATGTTCATTGGtatctgacaatattgttctttattctTCACTtcttgctccctccccctttttttaagcAGTTAACCTGGGCTAGCAACCACCTCCAGCAAATGAGCTCTTTAAAGGATCTTCCTAATACTGCATTTGTATAATCTGTGTAAGTGTCTGTAGACTCATTGTTTAAAGGCCAGCCTCTAATAAGGCACATTAATTCTGCTGGTATTTTGGGGCTCtattctgccccacccccaatatTCATGGGAGTTCTAGTGGTCTTAATTCACACACATaggcctttgacttcaatgggactacctgTTAAAGGATCTGCAGAATTGGACCCTTGCATGATTGCTTAAAACAGTTTTAATGCACTTTTGTGTGTGcaaacctttttatttaaaggTTACTCCTGAAAAATGTATACCTTGTGTGTTTATGAGACTTTACTTGCTCTTTGGATGATGGAGTCTGTAATGTATGTAGAACAGGATTTAGACACACTGTTTGTAGATGGGCAAGCAGTTTACAGAGACCCTTTAGAGGTACTGGGCAATTTAAAAACAGATGTTGACTTCAAAGTCTATTTCAAAATGTAGCATTTGgctactttttctttaaaacttacCACAAGTCCTAAttctttaaacaaataaataaatgtaattaaaCTGTTTCATGGACAAATCACTGAGCAAATTTCACCTGAAACCTAAGCACATCTGAGTTTTGTAAGTGGAGGAATATTTGATGTTGATTCCTGCGCTTCCTTTTGCTCCACCAGCCTTCCTTATACCGCTGGCCCGGCGGTGCCGCCCTGGCGGAGCTCCTAGCACCacattctactttttaaaaactagtCGTGGGAGCACCAGCATCATCCAGAGCTGAACCCCGCAAACCCTTCTTGTGGGGGGGACTCTCAGTGGAAGTTCTGAACGCGGGAGGCCGGTGGGCGGCCCGGGGCGTCTCCGCCCAGGGCGGAGGGAGGCCTCAGGCGTGGGGGGGGTTCGGATGGTGGGGGGGGCCGCGGGCGTGGGGAGCTGTGAGGGGGGTTCAGGCGGTGGGGGGAGCTCGGGTGTGGGGAATggtggggggggcggcggcgggagGGGGGCCACGgccatggggagcagtggggggggttCCGGAGGTGGGGGCGCTCGGGcgtggggagcagtgggggggctTCGGGCGGTGGGAGGGGACGCTCCGGCATGGGGAGGGGGGCCGCGGGCGTGGGGAGAGGTGAGGGGGGGTTCGGCGGTGGGAGTGGGGTCGCGGGcgtggggagcagtggggggggggttgagcgggGGAGGGGACGCTCGGGcatggggagagatgggggggtTCGGCGCTTGGGAGGGGATGCTCGGGCGTGGGAGCTGTGCAGGAGGTTCGGGCGGTGGGAAGGGGGTCGTGGGcgtggggagcagtgggggggtttgggcagagggaggggatgCTCGGgcgtggggagctgtgggggggttgggtgggggggtcGTGGGcttggggagcggtggggggggtTCGGCGGTGGGAGTGGGGTCGTGGGcttggggagcggtgggggggtTGGGCAGTGGAAGGGGTGTCGCGGGcgtggggggcggtgggggggtcggGCGGTGGGAGGGGGGTCGCGGGCGTGGGGGGCGGTGAAGGGGGCGTCGGGCGGTGGGAGGGGGTCGCGAGCGTGGGGGGCACTGAGGGGGGTCGGGCGCTGGGAGGGGGGTCGTGGGcttggggagcggtggggggttGGGCAGTGGAAGGGGGGTCGCGGGCGTGGGGGGCGGTGAAGGGGGGGTCGGGCGGTGGGAGGGGGTCGCGGGAGTGGGGGGCGGTGAAGGGGGCGTCGGGCGGTGGGAGGGGGGTCGCGGGCGTGGGGGGCGGTGAAGGGGGCGTCGGGCGGTGGGAGGGGGTCGCGAGCGTGGGGGGCACTGAGGGGGGTCGGGCGCTGGGAGGGGGGTCGTGGGcttggggagcggtggggggttGGGCAGTGGAAGGGGGGTCGCGGGCGTGGGGGGCGGTGAAGGGGGGGTCGGGCGGTGGGAGGGGGTCGCGGGAGTGGGGGGCGGTGAAGGGGGCGTCGGGCGGTGGGAGGGGGGTCGCGGGAGTGGGGGGCGGTGAAGGGGGCGTCGGGCGGTGGGAGGGGGGTCGCGGGCGTGGGGGGCGGTGAAGGGGGCGTCGGGCGGTGGGAGGGGGGTCGCGGGCGTGGGGGGCACTGAGGGGGGTCGGGCGCTGGGAGGGGGGTCGTGGGcttggggagcggtggggggttGGGCAGTGGAAGGGGGGGTCGCGGGCGTGGGGGGCGGTGAAGGGGGCGTCGGGCGGTGGGAGGGGGGTCGCGGGCGTGGGGGGCGGTGAAGGGGGCGTCGGGCGGTGGGAGGGGGTCGCGAACGTGGGGGGCACTGAGGGGGGTCGGGCGCTGGGAGGGGGGTCGTGGGcttggggagcggtggggggttGGGCAGTGGAAGGGGGGTCGCGGGCGTGGGGGGCGGTGAAGGGGGGGTCGGGCGGTGGGAGGGGGGTCGCGGGCGTGGGGGCCACTGAGGGGGGGTCGGGCGGTGGGAGGGGGGTCGCGGGCGTGGGGGGCGGTGAAGGGGGGGTCGGGCGGTGGGAGGGGGGTCGCGGGCGTGGGGGCCACTGAGGGGGGGTCgggcggtgggagggggggtcGCGGGCGTGGGGGCCACTGAGGGGGGGTCGGGCGGTGGGAGGGGGGTCGGGGGCGTGGGGGTCACTGAGGGGGGGTCGGGCGGTGGGAGGGTTCCTATGCCTCTGGCGATCTGcatccctccccacccatctgaATGCAGCCCCGCCAGGCAGCGTGTGGCCACCGTGGCTCCTGCGTTCATTCGCGCCGCTCCCCCCCGGGCTGTTTGGGAGGCGAAGGTTTCGCTCGTGACGGCCCGGGCacgctcctcccccgcccccgcccctgcccccgccgGCGGGAACGGGCCTGGCCTGAGGGGCAgccgcctcgcctcgcctcgcctcgcccGCGCGCTCCCCGCGCAGCCGGCTGCCATCTCAGCGCCGCCCGCCGCGCCGGCCCCTCCATTTTATCCGTAATTCCGCCTCGTGCCCGCCCGCAGCTGCCGTGGCTCCGGATTGTCTCTCGGAGTtgcctcccccgccctccccccagcgcAGACACAGCGCCGTCGCTGCTCGCTCGCTGTAACGCCAATGGGCCGGTTTCTCTAGCTTCCCCCCCCCCTacacccacaccccaccccttGCAACTCCATTGCTTTCCCAGGCATGAGAAACTGCAAAATGGTCCGGGTGGCGAGTGTGCTGGGGCTGGTGATGCTCAGCGTGGCTCTGCTGATCTTATCCCTCATCAGCTACGTGTCCCTGAAAAAGGACAATATCTTCACCACTCCCAGATATGTCAGCTCGGGGGTGCCCCGAATGTACATGTTCCATGCTGGATTCAGGTAAGTGCCTGCTGGTTCTCGCTCCGTTTTAAGGCGGACGGGTGCACACGGGGCCGGAGGGGGGTCTTGCATCTGGGCTCTCCCCGTTCGCCCGGGCATCCTTTGAGCGTTGCTTTTAAACTAAAACAACACCCTCCGAGTCAATCGATGTGCCCGCTCTGCTCTGGGCTTTCGCATCAGTGGCCACAACCACAGGGCCCCTTGGTCTGCCTGTGTGGTGGGGAGGATGCTGCTGACTGACCTGGGGGAAAGGCTTATATTAGTTGATGATCATGGTGGCTCCACGCCCGGTTCATATATATTCCAGGGGGCGAGCTAATGGCGCAGGCGCCCTGGTCCCCTGGATTGAGGTGGGGAAAGGCTGGGAGTTTCCCCCAGACGTCTTCTCTTGCAACCCCCTCCACCCTTTGCAATTCCCTCCACCAGGGAGATTCCAGCCCGGGGCCCAGCGCAAAGCCACTCCCGGCAGAGGGATCCAGGCTCGGGGCACAAGGTGCGCCCTGGACCCCAGCACCCAGAGCGGTTCCcagctctccttcctccccagcctgcTGTTCTTCCcgctggagggagagagagagagaaaagtggcTCAGATCCCCATCTTGCGTGGCGCTTTGGATTCTGCTTTGCACTTCATGGGGAGCCGAGGGGACAGCACTGCAGCATCCCCCGGAAATCCGAGAGGCGAACGGGTCTGGGTCACAGCGGTGGGGCTGGAACTCCTTGCAAAAGCGCTCTGTGCTGGCTGATGCCGTCCCTGTGCAAAGCCCGTTGCATCTCTAGGGGACACATGGAGAGagattcccttcccttccccgccCTGCAGTGCTGAGCTTTCTGAACAAGGGCAGACTACAAGCCAGATCCCTCCGAGAAATGCGGGACACTctggtggaggggaaggagagttgTTAAACTGCTGGAGTGTCTGaggctggaggagtggggggttgggggcagagagaaaggaaagcagGATGAAATGAACAGGCAGAACCCTCTTATCATAATAACCCAGGCCCAGGGAGCGGGGCTAGCTGCTGGAGACTGCCTGCTGGTCGATCGCTGTCCGTGGTGCTGATTTGCTCTCTGAACCTGCCCATCTATTTGACTTCAATTCCAGCACGGTAATATTTTTGACGGCCATTTTATGAATTCTGCAGTGCACAGAAATGTGTAAAGTCTCTCTTTCCCTTCGTTCAGATTGATTTAAACAGGGAGACCAGACTATGACGGGGGAAATGGAGGTTTTGTTCAGTTAGTTCCCTGTCCATTAAGTCATCCGCACTGAAACAGACAGAATCTTTAAACGCAGCCCTGAGCAATTTGTTAATTCTGTGTGTGTACGTGCGTGCGTCCTCATTTTTCAGGTCCCAGTTTGCACTGAAGTTTCTGGACCCTTCATTTGTACCAATTACAAATTCTTTGACACACGAGCTGCAGGAAAAGCCTTCCAAATGGACGTTTAATAGAACAGCATTCTTACATcaaaggtgagagagaatcaaACACAGGGACTGTTTTGTTAGGCCTGGGGCTCTAGTCTAGCCCCATGTAGTGCAATTATCACTCTCCCTATGTACCTGTGGTTGGTGtatatttagaaaataaaatcagaCAATTATACATACCGAACTCTGAGTAACTTGTCAGCAACTCTTGAGACAAAGAGTGAGTCTGAACATTTCCCAACAAGgtgaagtgttttaaaaaatatacaaaatagaaTACATCACTGTCTTAGGGTAATTTATTATTTCATTAAAGAACAGAAGTTGTTTTACAGCAATGGAATACTAATGGGATGTGACCAGCTTTATCAAAATGATAATTAATTTGCTATTATTtcaagataatttttttaaaaacctttaagagtcaatatataaaaatatcaaatattatattcattaaaatacaaaaaattgTTTTAGTGAAACTTCTCAGCCAATTTGCAACCAGTAATTCTGTAAAAATGCAGACTAGCTATGTCTTTATAACCATAGTTGTTTCTGGTTGTCTAAAACATGGGGAACATGATGGAAACATTTCTGATCCAATTAAAATTAATTCTTTCCATAACGATTTTCATCTCAACTTCACCAAATTCCATTTAACAAGATGACAACATGGCAATTGAAATTATTCCTCAGTTCCCTTCATTTCCTCAAAACTCAACATTTGCAAGAATTTAATATTAGCTGAAATGCTTTTTAGTTGATCATTGTTGCTCTTCTTCAACTTGTGATACTAATGCTGGTAAATGCTGGGCCAGTCTTCTTGCtttctttatttatatatgtgtTTAGCCATTGATCATCAGTCAGTGGAGATTTCTGCTTAGAGACTGATGTCACAATCTAGGCCAATAACATTATCAGAATACAAATTTTGCCTGAAAATTGCCCACTGTTTTTAAAGGCTAGATTGTGTCTTGGATTACACAACCAGGTAAAGGAGTAAGAACGTTCTTAACACCCCTATGCAGCCCACCCAGTCTTGGGTTTTGGAACAAAGGAGAGAGCTGAGCAATGTGCCTACTAACTGTTTCCTTGGAATGGGTAGGAGAGGTGGTGAACTTTAGCTCTGCTCCCTCTACTCTTTGGTCACTAGTCAACACAGCAGATGAGGCAGTGTGAGGCTGTGGGAAATAATTTCTGGCTGGTATAGCCCAACACTAAATTACAACCCTTCAGGGGCCAGAAAGGAGCAGAGAGAAAATTGTGGTTCTTCCCTGGGGTGTTCCTGGAATGACATCACAATGTGCCACCACTATGGCCTGTGTTCTTGTGGTACAGTCTACCCTAAAAGAAATAGCTTAGCTGCACCTCTATGTTGATGTTAGTTAATGCCTCAAGATCTGCCTTGCATTTGTCTGTTAGCAATAGACCATAATTAGGGTACCCACTGGGATTCCATTAATGCTTAGACATTTGAGGATGAGGAGCTGGAAGAgaggttgtttgtttttcataaacATGAGCAAATAAAGCAGTAATGGTTCATTTTCTAGTTTTATCCACTGCAGACGAAATTCCAGAGTGTTTTTAGGATTCATAATAGCCCTTTTCAATATTCCAGTTTGCTTGTCCAAATGAGATATTATGGTATTATGTTTATGTAAGGGAAGACAGTTGAATATCATTTGTTTTGTGACTCAAAGCTTCTTAATGAGGTACAAGAAGCACTTGTATTAAAAATTTAGCTACATTACTGTTAATACAATTGAATATTCTTGACTGCTTCATTTTGTTTTAAGTACATCTTGGCATATGAGAGCTATCCAGTCTCACCAAAGCACATCAGTTCACTACCAcgggtgaaatttacccctatCCAGAGGATCAGCACAAGGCCAATGCATTGCCCTCAAGTTAGGGTTTAAATAGGATTTAGTCTTTTTGCTGAGGCTCTGCACAgcagtgaatttcatcctgtgtAAACAGTACGCAGTTACAATCATATACCTCAAACTCAAATCAGCAtcctccattaaagtcagtgaagtTATGAAGGTTTGAGGATCTGGTCTCACAGCTCTTGTCACTTCATATCCATTTGAAAGCTGTTGCATTGCAACCCTCAGCTGGAATAACTTTACTccagttgttttttaaataaaaccaatcATGACATAAGAAATAAAACCTCTATTTTGTATAAAGGAGAGAAAtataatgaaatgttttattttgttcttttgtattttattttaggcAAGGAATTCTCCAGCATGTTGATGTAATAAAAAATTTTTCTTTGACCAAGAATAGTGTTCGGATTGGACAGCTGATGCATTATGATTATTCCAGCCATAAGTATGTTTTCTCTATTAGCAATAACTTCAGATCACTGCTTCCAGATGTCTCACCTGTCTTGAATAAGCATTATAACATTTGTGCTGTTGTTGGAAATAGTGGAATCCTTACAGGGAGTCAGTGTGGACAAGAAATAGATAAGTCTGATTTTGTTTTTCGTTGCAACTTTGCTCCAACTGAGGCTTTCCAAAAAGATGTTGGAAGGAAAACCAACCTTACAACCTTCAATCCCAGCATCCTGGAAAAGTATTACAACAATCTTTTGACCATTCAGGATCGCAATAACTTTTTTCTAAGTTTAAAAAAGCTTGATGGGGCCATTCTTTGGATCCCAGCTTTTTTCTTCCACACTTCAGCAACTGTTACAAGAACATTGGTTGACTTCTTTGTTGAGCATAGAGGGCAATTAAAGGTCCAGCTGGCTTGGCCAGGAAATATAATGCAGCATGTTAACAGGTTTGTATTTTCCACGTATTTCACTCATTGAAACATATATCACTAGTCAACTACTTTATTGATTTTTCATTCACAATTTGCCTTGATGTGCAATGTCTAAAGGTTAGgacctaatcctgctcccattgaaggcaattgaagttttgccattgacttcaatgagaagcACAATTGGTCCCTTAAGGTGAAGTTCCCCCCGCCACCGTGCAAAAGAGTAGCACAAGGTCGATATGGCATGTAATTCAGCATAAGTGGGATGTAAGTGGTTGCATGGGTTTTGTGCTGTCCCACTGCACACAGGTGAATCACACAATGAATATAGCACTAGAGCACCATCAACCTTGGCTGTAAGTATTATAAGCCAGCCTATAGCCAAAGTGATCATATAAACAAGGTGGCTTGACATAAGCAGGGTTGCAGTTCAGACTAGTTTAAATTCTAGGCACTCTTATTCAGGTTGAAGACTGTAAATGCAATGCAATAATATTGGCATAAGTAGTGCATAGCCTTGTAATGGCTGTCTGCACAAGGGTTAATTTAACCCTACAACTATGATCCTGCAGTTGCCTCGACATAGGCATACGGAAGCCCATGTGTAGCCCAGATGGTGTCAGTGGGGTTCTGCAAAAGTGAAGGAATCTCTCTGGAGACAGGGAatattttgcaggattgggggacTAACAAACAGATGTCCTAATGGGCACCATTGCAGAGAGGCACAAAAAAAGTCTGTGATAAACTTGTGCAAGGATAGTGTTTTCAGTAACAGTATGTTATATTCATGCTATTTTAATAAGGCCTAACCTGAATAGTAACCCTAATATTATTCATATGATCACTTATGAATATTGACATTCTCCACCCGCTGTCCTGTTTTCTTATAAATCGTTATATACAGAATTGGTACCTGAATCAGCCTCTGCTTATTATTTCACAGGTACTGGAAAAATAAACACTTGTCACCCAAGCGACTGAGCACAGGTATTCTTATGTATACCCTGGCTTCTGCAATATGTGAAGAGATCCACCTGTATGGGTTTTGGCCATTTGGATTTGATCCTAACACCAGGGAAGACCTCCCATACCATTACTACGATAAAAAAGGAACAAAGTTCACTACCAAGTGGCAGGAGTCCCACCAGCTGCCTGCAGAATTCCAGCTGCTCTACAAAATGCATGGTGAAGGACTAACTAAACTGACTTTGTCACATTGTGCCTAAGAACTTAAAACTTGAAGTGCCAAATGATTGTTTAAAAAGTGCCCAAAACTGAATtaaacattctttaaaatataatcctaaaaaaaagaaaaaaacctaaaatattttccataataTAAAGATGCTTTTTAATCACCCTTTTCACAGCTCATCAAAAGGTTTCAGCATATTTAGCAATGCAGAAG
It encodes:
- the ST8SIA3 gene encoding alpha-N-acetylneuraminate alpha-2,8-sialyltransferase ST8SIA3 isoform X1; amino-acid sequence: MRNCKMVRVASVLGLVMLSVALLILSLISYVSLKKDNIFTTPRYVSSGVPRMYMFHAGFRSQFALKFLDPSFVPITNSLTHELQEKPSKWTFNRTAFLHQRQGILQHVDVIKNFSLTKNSVRIGQLMHYDYSSHKYVFSISNNFRSLLPDVSPVLNKHYNICAVVGNSGILTGSQCGQEIDKSDFVFRCNFAPTEAFQKDVGRKTNLTTFNPSILEKYYNNLLTIQDRNNFFLSLKKLDGAILWIPAFFFHTSATVTRTLVDFFVEHRGQLKVQLAWPGNIMQHVNRYWKNKHLSPKRLSTGILMYTLASAICEEIHLYGFWPFGFDPNTREDLPYHYYDKKGTKFTTKWQESHQLPAEFQLLYKMHGEGLTKLTLSHCA
- the ST8SIA3 gene encoding alpha-N-acetylneuraminate alpha-2,8-sialyltransferase ST8SIA3 isoform X2 gives rise to the protein MRNCKMVRVASVLGLVMLSVALLILSLISYVSLKKDNIFTTPRYVSSGVPRMYMFHAGFRSQFALKFLDPSFVPITNSLTHELQEKPSKWTFNRTAFLHQRQGILQHVDVIKNFSLTKNSVRIGQLMHYDYSSHKYVFSISNNFRSLLPDVSPVLNKHYNICAVVGNSGILTGSQCGQEIDKSDFVFRCNFAPTEAFQKDVGRKTNLTTFNPSILEKYYNNLLTIQDRNNFFLSLKKLDGAILWIPAFFFHTSATVTRTLVDFFVEHRGQLKVQLAWPGNIMQHVNRYWKNKHLSPKRLSTGILMYTLASAICEEIHLYGFWPFGFDPNTREDLPYHYYDKKGTKFTTKWQESHQLPAEFQLLYKMHEPH